A genome region from Kaistia algarum includes the following:
- a CDS encoding DUF3616 domain-containing protein: MKHFLLIIACLAAMPLVTAIPGPAVAESGPFFNVTGKLLGKTDDGTIQDGEDLSGIACAEEAGFPRHCLLVDDESQFAQSVTIETGSITVGGCIRVTDATYISKKGKTKPAELDGEGVAYFKGAFYVIGSHGHPRDKEKENSENENQAKLKASSIVRRISVEDAGKASGDCRRDQDLTGTPSVNLGPLLSSDPALQPHYGQRLEQNGLTIEGVAIKDNVLYAGLRAPIVEDALAPKDPKLAVVFAVNLDAIFDTKAADARLSKLRLEGRGVRDLVAYSGGFLILAGPSADPDKSDPIGPNDYAVFFWDGDKRLTKLGTIAGNQIGPKDWAKPEALLPLGPKDGKLEVLILFDGAPANRAARADTIDAP, encoded by the coding sequence ATGAAGCATTTTCTGCTCATCATTGCCTGTTTGGCTGCGATGCCGCTCGTCACCGCCATCCCTGGCCCGGCAGTCGCCGAAAGCGGGCCGTTCTTCAACGTGACGGGCAAACTGCTCGGCAAGACCGACGATGGTACCATTCAGGATGGCGAGGACCTGAGTGGCATCGCTTGCGCCGAGGAGGCCGGATTTCCCCGTCATTGCCTGCTCGTCGACGACGAATCCCAGTTCGCGCAATCTGTCACGATCGAGACCGGCTCCATCACGGTCGGCGGTTGCATCCGCGTGACCGACGCGACCTACATCAGCAAGAAGGGCAAGACGAAGCCGGCGGAACTTGACGGCGAAGGTGTCGCCTATTTCAAGGGCGCCTTCTATGTGATCGGCTCGCATGGCCATCCGCGCGACAAGGAAAAAGAGAACAGCGAGAACGAAAACCAGGCCAAGCTCAAGGCGTCGAGCATCGTGCGCCGGATTTCGGTTGAAGATGCTGGGAAGGCAAGCGGCGATTGCAGGCGTGATCAAGATCTGACGGGGACGCCGAGCGTGAATCTGGGTCCGCTGCTTAGTAGCGATCCAGCACTGCAGCCCCACTATGGTCAACGACTGGAGCAGAATGGCCTGACCATCGAGGGCGTCGCCATTAAAGACAATGTTCTCTATGCAGGTCTCCGTGCGCCGATCGTCGAAGATGCCCTGGCTCCTAAAGATCCCAAGCTTGCTGTCGTATTCGCCGTCAATCTCGACGCGATATTTGACACTAAGGCTGCCGACGCCCGACTATCCAAGCTTAGACTTGAAGGGCGAGGCGTGCGCGATCTCGTAGCCTATTCCGGCGGCTTCCTGATCCTCGCCGGCCCGTCCGCCGATCCCGACAAGAGCGATCCAATTGGCCCGAACGACTACGCGGTCTTCTTCTGGGACGGCGATAAAAGGCTCACAAAACTCGGCACTATCGCTGGCAACCAAATCGGTCCGAAGGATTGGGCGAAGCCCGAGGCGCTACTGCCGCTGGGACCGAAGGATGGCAAGCTCGAGGTTCTCATCCTTTTCGACGGCGCTCCAGCGAACCGCGCCGCCCGAGCCGACACGATCGACGCACCCTGA
- a CDS encoding LysE family translocator: protein MNDPLAFALAVLALLAVPGPTNTLLAASGATAGFRRSLRLLPAELGGYWVAIGVLLLVIGLLAAAHPFVPILSKLVASLYLVYSAISLWRDAGRGMMEGAGPITFARVFTTTLLNPKALIFAFAIFPRGDIATLLPFAGLFSVLVVIVAQGWIVLGNAIARHAAGLVTPARIARAAALALAVFALWIGGSALAAALS from the coding sequence ATGAACGATCCGCTTGCTTTCGCCCTCGCCGTTCTCGCCTTGCTCGCCGTGCCGGGGCCGACCAACACCTTGCTAGCCGCGTCAGGCGCCACTGCCGGGTTTCGTCGCTCCTTGCGGCTGCTGCCGGCGGAGCTTGGCGGCTACTGGGTCGCGATCGGCGTGCTGCTCCTGGTCATCGGTCTGCTGGCGGCGGCTCATCCCTTCGTCCCGATCCTGTCGAAGCTGGTGGCGAGCCTCTATCTGGTCTATTCGGCGATTTCGCTCTGGCGCGATGCTGGGCGAGGCATGATGGAAGGTGCGGGCCCGATCACCTTCGCTCGCGTCTTCACGACGACGCTTCTGAATCCGAAGGCGCTGATCTTCGCCTTCGCGATCTTCCCGCGCGGCGACATCGCCACGCTGTTGCCTTTTGCCGGATTGTTCTCGGTGCTGGTCGTCATCGTGGCGCAAGGCTGGATTGTCCTTGGCAACGCGATAGCACGTCATGCGGCAGGCCTCGTCACGCCTGCGCGGATCGCCCGCGCCGCGGCACTGGCTCTGGCCGTATTCGCGCTCTGGATCGGTGGATCAGCACTCGCCGCTGCGCTGTCCTGA
- a CDS encoding M20 family metallopeptidase encodes MIDPVLLTRDLVRIDTRNPPGHEAAATTLLADTLSDAGFSVRVQSFGEGRTNLVARIGDEGPATLFTGHVDTVPLGTVDWSVDPFGGEIRDGRIYGRGTTDMKAGVAAMVAAAIAEADRIRERGALVLAFTGGEETGSEGAQYLVAEGKLGEISAIVVGEPTANRFLAGHKGALWLRCGCRGVTAHGSTPHLGDNAIYKAARSVLRLETFDFGIDDHPIMGKPTLNIGTISGGQNINSVPDRAEFTVDIRSIPGLVHESVRGEVQAKAGAETAIETIIDLPSVWSDPAGAIMAKMAAAVSSATGRPTEAASANYFTDASVFTPALGFPPTLICGPGDPDMAHKTDEYCETVRIAESVAIYRTILAGL; translated from the coding sequence TTGATCGATCCCGTCCTTCTCACGCGCGATCTCGTCCGCATCGACACGCGCAATCCGCCGGGCCATGAGGCCGCTGCGACGACGCTTCTCGCCGACACTCTCAGCGATGCCGGCTTTTCCGTCCGCGTCCAAAGTTTCGGCGAGGGGCGAACCAATCTGGTGGCCCGCATCGGCGACGAGGGGCCGGCCACGCTCTTCACCGGCCATGTCGACACGGTGCCGCTCGGAACGGTGGACTGGAGCGTCGATCCCTTCGGCGGCGAAATCCGGGACGGGCGCATCTATGGCCGCGGCACGACAGATATGAAGGCCGGCGTCGCGGCGATGGTAGCGGCGGCGATCGCCGAAGCGGATCGCATTCGGGAGCGCGGCGCGCTCGTCCTGGCCTTCACCGGCGGCGAGGAGACGGGTTCGGAGGGTGCGCAGTATCTGGTGGCCGAAGGGAAGCTTGGCGAAATCAGCGCGATCGTTGTCGGCGAACCCACCGCGAACCGTTTCCTCGCCGGCCACAAGGGCGCGCTCTGGCTGCGCTGCGGCTGTCGCGGCGTCACAGCCCATGGTTCGACGCCACATCTGGGCGACAACGCCATCTACAAGGCAGCGCGCAGCGTGCTTCGGCTGGAGACATTCGATTTCGGGATCGACGACCATCCGATCATGGGCAAGCCGACGCTGAATATCGGCACGATATCCGGCGGTCAGAACATCAACTCCGTGCCGGACCGTGCCGAATTCACCGTCGATATCCGCTCGATCCCCGGCTTGGTCCATGAGAGCGTGCGCGGCGAGGTTCAGGCGAAGGCGGGCGCGGAGACGGCGATCGAGACGATCATTGATCTGCCTTCGGTCTGGTCCGATCCGGCTGGGGCCATCATGGCGAAGATGGCGGCCGCCGTCTCGTCGGCTACCGGCCGGCCAACTGAGGCCGCGAGCGCCAATTACTTCACGGATGCCTCCGTCTTCACCCCGGCCCTCGGATTCCCGCCGACATTGATTTGCGGGCCGGGCGATCCGGATATGGCGCACAAGACCGATGAATATTGCGAGACGGTCAGGATCGCCGAGAGCGTCGCGATCTACCGGACGATCCTCGCCGGGCTCTGA
- a CDS encoding NAD(P)/FAD-dependent oxidoreductase, producing MHDTAPETDAASWMAALAGALDRIDIDAALALFGEDCYWRDFVAFSWNVKTFEGKAAIRDFLAATLPGTEPSAWKVTRADRKPSGMVEAWFTFETKTGRGEGIFRLEGGKGRTILTTLTELKGFEEPIGARRPKGVRHGADRSRETWTEKRAREEAELGAGVQPYCLVIGGGQGGIMIGARLKMLGVPTIIVEKNPKAGDSWRNRYRSLVLHDPVWYDHLPYMPFPENWPIFTPKDKMGDWLEFYVNAMELTYWGSTEAQKAVYDPEAKRWTVELIRDGMKVTLHPAQLVFATGAYGPPKRLSLAGAEDFGGELIHSSEYSEAAKYAGKRAVVIGAASSAHDVAVDLWEAGVDVTMVQRSPTTVVRSQTLTDFAFDIYSQEAADSGLSVDKADLLAMATPFALQPAAQRALYDKIRAYDAEFYAKLAATGFLLDFGEDETGLMMKAYRTGSGYYVDVGASQLIIDGEIKVKSGVAIEGLTPTGIRFADGTEIDADVIIQSTGFQSMHEVVARIVNRDIADRIGTCWGLGSGTRGDPGPWHGEPRNMYKPTVQEALWFQGGNLALQRYFSKFLALQIKARMEGIPTPVHGAPL from the coding sequence ATGCACGACACGGCTCCGGAAACCGATGCGGCGAGCTGGATGGCTGCGCTCGCCGGCGCCCTCGACCGAATAGACATCGACGCGGCGCTCGCCCTGTTCGGCGAGGATTGCTACTGGCGCGACTTCGTCGCCTTCAGCTGGAACGTGAAGACCTTCGAGGGCAAGGCGGCGATCCGCGACTTCCTGGCTGCGACGCTGCCAGGGACCGAACCATCTGCATGGAAGGTAACCCGCGCCGATCGCAAGCCCTCCGGCATGGTGGAGGCCTGGTTCACCTTCGAGACGAAGACCGGACGCGGGGAGGGCATCTTCCGCCTCGAAGGCGGCAAGGGCCGCACGATCCTGACGACGCTGACCGAGCTCAAGGGCTTCGAGGAGCCGATCGGCGCGCGGAGGCCGAAGGGCGTGCGCCACGGCGCCGACCGGAGCCGCGAGACCTGGACGGAGAAGCGCGCCCGCGAGGAAGCGGAGCTCGGCGCCGGCGTCCAGCCCTATTGCCTCGTCATCGGCGGTGGGCAGGGCGGCATCATGATCGGCGCGCGGCTGAAGATGCTCGGCGTGCCGACCATCATCGTCGAGAAGAACCCGAAGGCCGGCGATAGCTGGCGCAACCGCTACCGCTCGCTCGTGCTGCACGACCCGGTCTGGTACGATCACCTGCCCTATATGCCATTTCCCGAGAACTGGCCGATCTTCACGCCCAAGGACAAGATGGGCGACTGGCTGGAATTCTATGTGAACGCGATGGAGCTGACCTATTGGGGCTCCACCGAGGCGCAGAAGGCGGTGTACGACCCCGAGGCCAAGCGCTGGACCGTCGAGCTGATCCGCGATGGCATGAAGGTGACGCTCCACCCCGCGCAACTCGTCTTCGCGACCGGGGCCTATGGCCCGCCGAAGCGCCTGAGCCTTGCTGGCGCTGAGGATTTCGGCGGCGAGCTGATCCATTCGAGCGAGTATTCGGAAGCTGCGAAATATGCGGGAAAACGCGCCGTCGTGATCGGTGCCGCCAGTTCAGCCCATGACGTCGCTGTCGATCTCTGGGAGGCCGGCGTCGACGTGACCATGGTGCAGCGCTCGCCGACGACGGTCGTGCGCTCGCAGACGCTGACGGATTTTGCCTTCGACATCTATTCGCAGGAAGCCGCCGATAGCGGCCTCTCCGTCGACAAGGCCGATCTCCTCGCCATGGCGACGCCCTTCGCCCTCCAGCCGGCCGCGCAGCGCGCGCTCTATGACAAGATCCGTGCCTATGACGCCGAGTTCTACGCAAAACTCGCCGCGACTGGATTCCTGCTCGATTTCGGCGAGGACGAGACCGGGCTGATGATGAAGGCCTATCGCACCGGCTCGGGCTACTATGTCGATGTCGGCGCTTCGCAGCTCATCATCGACGGCGAGATCAAGGTGAAGAGCGGCGTTGCCATCGAGGGGCTGACGCCTACGGGCATCCGCTTCGCCGACGGAACCGAGATCGACGCCGACGTGATCATCCAATCGACGGGCTTCCAGTCGATGCATGAGGTGGTAGCCAGGATCGTCAACCGCGACATTGCCGACCGCATCGGCACCTGCTGGGGCCTCGGCTCGGGCACGCGCGGCGATCCGGGGCCGTGGCATGGCGAGCCGCGCAACATGTACAAGCCGACCGTTCAGGAAGCGCTCTGGTTCCAGGGCGGCAATCTGGCACTGCAGCGCTATTTCTCGAAGTTCCTGGCGCTGCAGATCAAGGCGCGGATGGAAGGCATCCCGACGCCGGTCCATGGAGCGCCGCTTTGA
- a CDS encoding MurR/RpiR family transcriptional regulator yields the protein MESRSDPSEEGKRRRRSGRGVAAPSKPIPDILSRVKDRYNDLRPAERRVADTVLADVGFCVDASNADIARQAGVSEPTVTRFCRAIGCEGVRDFKVKLAQSVVVGQLYLQTGPRPLPAENGSPLWNVVFGEARNALDAVERQLDPALVVGAAEMIAAAHQVAVFGLGGSSTSLASETQNRLFRYGVVVSAQSDPYAMLMMASTLKPNDVVIAISATGRTRELVEAVELARHYGAHVIAITAPDTDLTRACDIALTAEVPEYPDALKPTASRFAFLAIIDLVSVAVGYRLDPSARETLRRIKYNVLNHRKGRVLEPLGD from the coding sequence ATGGAATCCAGGTCCGATCCTTCCGAGGAAGGCAAGCGCCGGCGTAGGTCCGGCCGGGGTGTCGCCGCTCCGTCGAAGCCGATCCCGGACATCCTTTCCCGCGTCAAGGATCGTTACAACGACCTTCGCCCGGCCGAGCGCCGCGTCGCCGATACGGTGCTCGCCGATGTCGGTTTCTGCGTCGACGCTTCGAATGCCGACATTGCCCGGCAGGCCGGCGTCAGCGAGCCGACCGTTACCCGCTTCTGCCGCGCAATCGGCTGCGAGGGCGTACGCGATTTCAAGGTGAAGCTGGCGCAGAGCGTCGTCGTCGGCCAGCTCTATCTCCAGACGGGTCCGCGCCCGTTGCCGGCGGAGAATGGTTCGCCGCTTTGGAACGTCGTCTTCGGCGAGGCCCGGAACGCGCTGGATGCGGTCGAGCGGCAGCTCGATCCGGCACTCGTCGTCGGCGCGGCCGAAATGATTGCCGCCGCGCATCAGGTCGCCGTCTTCGGACTTGGCGGTAGCTCGACGTCGCTCGCGAGTGAAACGCAAAACCGCCTGTTCCGGTATGGCGTCGTCGTTTCGGCCCAATCCGATCCCTATGCAATGCTGATGATGGCCTCAACGCTGAAGCCGAATGACGTGGTGATCGCGATTTCCGCCACCGGCCGCACGCGCGAACTCGTTGAGGCGGTGGAGCTTGCAAGGCATTACGGCGCCCACGTCATTGCCATCACGGCGCCGGACACGGATCTCACCCGCGCCTGCGATATTGCGCTCACCGCCGAGGTGCCGGAATATCCCGATGCGCTGAAGCCCACCGCCTCGCGATTTGCCTTCCTGGCGATCATCGACCTCGTCTCGGTCGCGGTCGGCTACCGGCTCGACCCGTCGGCACGCGAGACGCTGCGGCGGATCAAGTACAACGTGCTCAACCATCGCAAGGGCCGCGTTCTTGAGCCGCTTGGCGACTGA